One window of the Marinilactibacillus sp. Marseille-P9653 genome contains the following:
- a CDS encoding ribonuclease HI family protein: MLKVYSDAAVNGNPGSAGIGIVITGAGMYTQLALPLEGQWDNHTAEFEAMRLAISWLVENDQTHSITQFFTDSQVVARSIEKKYVKSETFKPYLNECLALLESISYYEINWIPEKQNKGADNLAKQGLQKAIR, translated from the coding sequence ATGTTAAAAGTTTATTCTGACGCTGCAGTCAATGGCAATCCTGGTTCAGCCGGTATCGGCATTGTTATAACTGGAGCAGGTATGTACACGCAACTTGCTTTACCATTAGAAGGTCAATGGGATAACCATACTGCAGAATTTGAAGCTATGAGGCTAGCAATCAGCTGGCTCGTAGAAAATGACCAGACTCATTCTATTACTCAATTTTTTACCGATAGTCAGGTCGTCGCTCGCTCTATAGAAAAAAAGTATGTGAAAAGCGAGACTTTCAAGCCTTATTTAAACGAATGTTTGGCCTTGCTTGAATCCATTTCCTATTATGAAATCAATTGGATTCCAGAAAAGCAAAACAAAGGTGCCGATAATCTTGCAAAGCAAGGTTTGCAGAAAGCAATTCGTTAG
- a CDS encoding EbsA family protein translates to MKIKQKSTKQVSNKYTLILEPAFQSMYISAIFISFCLAIIITTTVTRPNWGTAVFAILTIVLVYLKKETYLTISEESINFRYFAGLKKDSIEIIEIDQIILTDSRTIVKLKRTNQAPYIIYMPKAAQEQLALWAQQQKISLGTDMIEYSKKD, encoded by the coding sequence ATGAAAATAAAACAAAAATCAACAAAACAGGTCTCAAACAAATATACTCTCATTTTAGAACCAGCGTTCCAGTCCATGTATATCTCAGCTATATTCATTTCTTTTTGTTTAGCCATCATCATTACAACAACGGTTACTAGACCAAACTGGGGTACAGCGGTTTTTGCGATTCTTACGATTGTCTTGGTGTATTTGAAGAAAGAGACTTATCTAACAATTAGTGAAGAGTCAATAAATTTTCGCTATTTTGCTGGACTAAAAAAGGATTCAATTGAAATAATAGAAATTGATCAGATTATTTTAACAGATTCCAGAACAATCGTTAAATTAAAAAGAACTAACCAAGCGCCTTATATCATTTATATGCCTAAAGCAGCTCAAGAGCAATTAGCCTTATGGGCGCAGCAGCAGAAAATTAGTTTAGGAACTGATATGATAGAATATAGTAAAAAGGACTAG
- a CDS encoding DUF368 domain-containing protein, giving the protein MKNELVQWIIRFIKGIFIGSGAILPGVSGGALAAVFGIYEEIIQFISNIKKEFKSKLLFFLPVGLGGLFGIIVLAYPIESLLRNHPVFILLFFMGCIFGTVPLLYRKAKFHGQKNWHIYLTAFTAIISFILLVSANTFLDIQVAQTPVTWIMVGFIFALGFIVPGLSPSNFLIYMNLYEPLTRGISRLDWMILLPVGLGALVCVIALSKLVNHLMNLYYTTIFHFILGIVIASTVIIFPSQNQWSQLSLYGLIFSVVLFIIGLLLGLWMGRLELKHKPEN; this is encoded by the coding sequence TTGAAAAATGAATTAGTACAGTGGATCATTCGTTTTATAAAAGGTATATTTATCGGTTCAGGTGCTATTTTACCTGGCGTTAGCGGCGGCGCCTTAGCAGCAGTTTTTGGAATTTATGAAGAGATCATTCAGTTTATTTCCAATATTAAGAAAGAATTCAAAAGTAAATTGCTCTTCTTTTTACCTGTTGGACTTGGTGGCTTATTTGGAATCATCGTACTCGCCTATCCAATAGAATCCTTACTACGAAATCATCCCGTTTTCATTCTTTTGTTTTTCATGGGCTGTATCTTCGGTACTGTTCCCTTGCTTTATAGAAAAGCTAAGTTTCATGGACAGAAAAATTGGCATATTTACCTTACTGCTTTTACGGCTATTATTTCTTTTATTTTATTAGTCTCAGCCAACACCTTCTTGGATATACAAGTAGCCCAGACACCTGTGACGTGGATTATGGTAGGTTTTATTTTCGCTTTGGGTTTTATTGTACCAGGTCTAAGTCCTTCAAATTTTCTGATTTACATGAATCTCTATGAACCATTAACTCGCGGAATCAGTCGACTGGATTGGATGATATTATTACCTGTTGGGCTCGGTGCACTTGTATGTGTGATAGCTCTTTCCAAGTTGGTCAATCACTTGATGAATTTGTATTATACAACGATTTTTCACTTTATCTTGGGAATCGTGATCGCTTCAACCGTGATTATTTTTCCAAGTCAAAATCAATGGTCTCAACTATCTCTATACGGTCTAATTTTCTCAGTTGTATTATTTATAATTGGTTTACTTCTTGGACTATGGATGGGACGGCTAGAACTAAAACATAAGCCAGAGAATTAA
- a CDS encoding CNNM domain-containing protein gives MSDISLLWLFVLQFVFIFLNAIFASAEIAVITINDNKLERLSQSGDVRAKRLKKLTENSSDFLATIQIGITLVNLLSSAVATENFSSRLVNLLSRIGVEIPIAILNLTSLIVITLLLTFFTVVLGELVPKQLALRSPEKVALFLSGLVTLISKIFTPVVRLFSLSTKGILRIFGISSEDDESEDTEEEIRLMLDIGAQKGQIQPDEEHMIQNIFEFDDTQIEAIMTHRTSVVFLWMDDTEEDWESTIRAGRHSVYPVCSESTDNIVGILYTKDYFRVDDKRISYLRNEVIRPVNYVLETVRADVLFRNMKQTKDRFAVVIDEYGGTSGIITMNDLLEQIVGEFSDDILMSNETLNIKPLNQHSWLVSGNTSIEELNRKLLLKIPVDQYKNLNDFYLSNKEFIEKQSTQLFTEQGFIMKNIHIENDRLKNAIIVLSK, from the coding sequence TTGTCCGATATTTCTTTGCTATGGCTTTTTGTTTTACAGTTTGTCTTTATATTTCTAAATGCGATTTTTGCTAGTGCAGAAATTGCTGTCATTACAATAAACGATAATAAATTAGAAAGACTTTCACAAAGTGGAGATGTTCGTGCGAAAAGACTGAAAAAGTTAACAGAAAATTCTTCAGACTTTCTAGCAACGATTCAAATTGGGATTACATTAGTCAATCTACTGAGTAGTGCGGTGGCTACTGAAAACTTTTCGAGTCGATTAGTCAACCTACTTTCAAGAATTGGAGTAGAAATTCCAATTGCTATATTGAACCTTACATCATTAATTGTCATCACATTGCTATTAACTTTCTTTACAGTCGTATTAGGTGAGTTGGTTCCTAAACAGTTAGCATTGAGAAGTCCAGAAAAAGTAGCACTTTTTCTTTCTGGATTAGTAACCCTTATCTCAAAAATTTTCACACCCGTTGTTCGACTGTTTTCTCTTTCTACAAAAGGAATTCTGAGGATTTTTGGTATCAGTTCAGAGGATGATGAAAGTGAAGATACTGAAGAAGAAATTCGTTTGATGCTAGACATAGGTGCTCAAAAAGGACAAATACAACCAGATGAAGAACATATGATTCAAAATATTTTTGAATTCGATGATACTCAAATAGAAGCAATCATGACGCACAGAACTTCTGTTGTCTTTTTATGGATGGACGATACGGAAGAGGACTGGGAAAGTACGATTAGAGCTGGGAGACATTCGGTTTATCCAGTATGTAGTGAATCTACCGACAATATCGTGGGTATTTTGTACACAAAAGACTACTTCAGAGTGGATGACAAGAGAATAAGTTATCTAAGAAATGAAGTGATTCGTCCTGTGAACTATGTACTAGAAACGGTTCGAGCAGACGTACTTTTCAGAAATATGAAGCAGACTAAAGATCGCTTTGCTGTTGTGATTGATGAATATGGTGGCACAAGTGGGATTATAACGATGAACGATTTACTTGAACAAATTGTGGGAGAATTCAGTGATGATATCCTGATGTCCAATGAAACTCTTAATATCAAGCCACTTAATCAACATTCATGGCTTGTAAGTGGAAACACGAGTATCGAAGAATTGAATCGAAAGCTCCTACTGAAGATTCCAGTGGATCAATATAAGAACTTAAATGACTTTTATCTTTCAAATAAAGAATTTATTGAAAAGCAAAGCACACAGTTATTCACAGAACAAGGGTTTATTATGAAAAATATTCATATAGAAAATGATCGGTTAAAGAATGCGATCATCGTTCTCTCAAAATAA
- a CDS encoding DUF1273 domain-containing protein codes for MKNLYVSGYRSYELGIFNDKDPKLFYIKAYLKSRLLEYIDTGLEWVLISAQLGTELWVGEIVIELRETYDIKLGVLLPHAGYAENWKEGNRAVFDQVIAKADYSNFTSSQPYQNPSQLKGNQQFLIDHTEGCLLFYDSEKEGKPKFLLDMINGYKETQSYEIDFIEFDELQSFVTDYEENHFES; via the coding sequence ATCAAAAATTTATACGTAAGTGGCTACAGATCTTATGAACTTGGTATATTCAATGATAAAGATCCTAAGCTATTTTATATAAAGGCATACTTGAAATCTCGTCTACTTGAATACATCGATACTGGATTAGAGTGGGTCCTGATCAGCGCGCAATTGGGAACAGAATTATGGGTTGGCGAAATCGTTATAGAGTTAAGAGAAACTTATGATATTAAATTAGGTGTCTTGTTGCCGCATGCAGGATATGCTGAAAATTGGAAAGAAGGCAATAGAGCCGTTTTTGATCAAGTCATCGCTAAAGCAGACTACAGCAACTTTACTTCTAGTCAACCTTACCAGAATCCTTCGCAATTAAAAGGGAATCAGCAATTTCTTATTGATCATACTGAAGGGTGTTTACTTTTTTATGATTCAGAGAAGGAAGGTAAGCCAAAGTTCTTGCTAGATATGATAAATGGATACAAAGAGACACAGTCTTATGAGATTGATTTTATTGAATTTGATGAACTTCAGTCTTTTGTTACTGACTATGAAGAAAATCATTTTGAAAGCTAG
- the recU gene encoding Holliday junction resolvase RecU, translated as MNIKYPNGQSYQVNVDKVQAKKQAKTKKTTYSNRGMTLENDLNVTNEQYLAKGLAVIHKKPIPIQVVNVNYPKRSAAKITEAYYQKASTTDYNGVYKGFYLDFEAKETKNKTSFPLKNFHEHQILHMKACCDQKAICFILLRFSSLNRVFVLPFDKLHWWWNQQSEEKGKKSIPLKQIELEGIEINYGFSPRLPYLDAVDQMIQSNFS; from the coding sequence ATGAATATTAAGTATCCTAACGGTCAGTCTTATCAGGTTAATGTTGACAAAGTACAAGCAAAAAAGCAAGCGAAAACTAAAAAAACAACTTACAGTAATCGTGGTATGACATTGGAAAATGATCTAAATGTGACCAATGAACAATACTTAGCTAAAGGTTTAGCTGTTATTCATAAAAAGCCTATTCCGATCCAAGTTGTTAACGTAAATTACCCTAAAAGAAGTGCTGCCAAAATTACGGAAGCTTATTACCAGAAAGCTTCAACAACCGATTATAACGGTGTTTATAAAGGCTTTTATTTAGATTTTGAAGCTAAAGAAACAAAAAACAAAACGAGTTTTCCATTAAAGAACTTCCATGAACACCAAATTCTTCATATGAAAGCCTGCTGTGACCAGAAAGCGATTTGTTTTATTCTTTTGAGGTTTAGTTCATTGAATCGTGTATTTGTTCTACCTTTTGATAAGCTGCACTGGTGGTGGAATCAGCAATCTGAAGAAAAAGGGAAAAAATCGATTCCTTTAAAGCAAATTGAATTAGAAGGCATAGAAATAAATTATGGGTTTTCACCACGTCTACCTTATCTCGATGCGGTTGATCAAATGATCCAATCAAACTTTTCTTAA
- a CDS encoding IS256 family transposase translates to MTQHLQINLEPKQIQALIENSVKDDASKLILTTVFNQLMEHQRTEFIQAEGYERSENRTGQRNGYYERALTTRVGTLELKVPRTRDGVFSPTVFERYQRNEKALLASMLEMYVSGVSTRKVSQIVEELCGKSVSKSFVSSLTAQLDPIVKEWQNRTLTGTKFPYLMVDVLYIKARVEQRVLSQSCHIAIGITEEGDRQIIGIMLQNEESHETWSNFFDYLKNRGLSGIKLVISDAHKGLVSAIQTSFTHASWQRCQVHFMRNILSTAPKKGSKPFREAVKEIFKFSDIHLARKAKNALVEEYADQVKYQKACRTLDEGFEDAFQYTVLGKSHNRLKSTNLLERLNEEVRRREKVIRIFPNTASANRLIGAVLMDVHENWISSPRKYIQFESN, encoded by the coding sequence ATGACCCAACATCTACAGATTAACCTAGAACCGAAACAGATACAAGCATTAATTGAGAATAGTGTGAAAGACGATGCTTCAAAGCTGATTTTAACGACCGTCTTTAACCAATTAATGGAGCACCAACGAACAGAATTTATTCAGGCTGAGGGTTACGAACGATCCGAGAATCGAACGGGACAGCGAAATGGCTACTACGAAAGAGCATTGACAACACGCGTAGGAACGTTGGAACTTAAGGTTCCAAGGACAAGAGATGGTGTCTTTTCTCCGACTGTTTTTGAGCGGTATCAACGAAATGAAAAAGCATTGCTAGCTTCTATGCTAGAGATGTATGTATCAGGTGTCTCCACTCGTAAAGTCTCTCAGATCGTAGAAGAATTGTGTGGAAAATCGGTCTCTAAGTCCTTTGTTTCTTCTCTGACCGCTCAATTAGATCCGATCGTTAAAGAATGGCAGAATCGAACCCTGACAGGAACGAAGTTCCCTTACCTCATGGTAGACGTTCTCTACATAAAAGCACGAGTAGAACAGCGCGTCCTTTCTCAAAGCTGCCATATTGCTATAGGGATTACAGAAGAAGGCGATCGCCAGATCATTGGCATTATGCTTCAAAATGAAGAAAGTCATGAAACCTGGTCAAATTTTTTCGACTATCTGAAAAACAGAGGACTATCAGGAATCAAGCTCGTGATTTCTGATGCGCATAAAGGACTTGTGTCAGCTATTCAAACTTCCTTCACTCATGCTTCATGGCAGCGATGTCAGGTTCACTTTATGCGAAACATTTTAAGTACAGCTCCTAAGAAAGGTTCTAAACCCTTTCGAGAAGCAGTCAAAGAGATCTTCAAATTCTCAGATATTCATTTAGCCCGTAAGGCTAAAAATGCGTTGGTTGAAGAATACGCTGATCAAGTAAAGTATCAAAAGGCCTGTAGAACACTAGATGAAGGTTTCGAAGATGCCTTCCAGTACACTGTTTTAGGCAAAAGCCATAACCGATTGAAGAGCACAAATTTACTCGAACGATTGAATGAGGAAGTCAGACGGAGAGAAAAAGTCATCCGTATTTTCCCCAATACTGCTTCAGCCAATCGCTTAATTGGAGCCGTCCTGATGGACGTGCATGAAAACTGGATCAGTTCTCCGAGAAAATATATCCAGTTTGAATCAAACTAA
- a CDS encoding S9 family peptidase, protein MGKIKFTYGEHVSQFGELHLPETSGPWPVIVSIHGGFWKSKYHLDENNDLAVDLSKRGYAVWNIEYRRVGETGGGWPGTFLDIIAAINHLTQLKSLYDLELTKGVTLIGHSAGGHLALWASSNDKFTDETIELKVPIKKVISLAGVTDLEHMLLIHNSQKPLISPVLELIGGTVEAFQDRYDKASPANLLPLRTPQVLIHGTEDRHVPVELSTDYYTKAKAMGEEIEIVRLSGIEHFGVVNPASKAWKSVLQYF, encoded by the coding sequence ATGGGAAAAATTAAATTTACATATGGTGAACATGTTTCACAGTTTGGCGAATTACATCTACCTGAAACTTCAGGACCTTGGCCGGTCATTGTTAGCATTCATGGAGGTTTCTGGAAATCAAAATATCATTTGGATGAGAATAATGACCTAGCAGTGGATCTGAGTAAGCGAGGATATGCTGTCTGGAATATTGAATACAGACGCGTAGGAGAAACTGGTGGCGGATGGCCGGGAACTTTTTTGGATATTATTGCAGCTATTAATCATCTTACTCAGTTAAAGAGTTTATACGATTTAGAGCTTACTAAGGGGGTAACTTTGATAGGACATTCAGCTGGAGGTCATCTAGCATTATGGGCATCGTCAAATGATAAATTCACAGATGAAACTATCGAGCTAAAGGTACCTATAAAAAAAGTCATTAGTCTCGCGGGTGTAACTGATCTAGAACATATGCTACTTATTCATAATAGCCAGAAACCATTAATAAGTCCAGTTTTGGAATTAATTGGCGGCACTGTAGAAGCGTTTCAAGATCGGTACGATAAAGCTTCGCCAGCAAATTTACTACCCCTTCGAACTCCTCAGGTTCTAATACACGGTACAGAGGATCGACATGTTCCGGTCGAACTTAGTACGGATTACTACACTAAAGCAAAAGCAATGGGAGAGGAGATTGAGATAGTCAGACTCTCAGGTATTGAGCACTTTGGAGTTGTCAATCCAGCCTCTAAGGCCTGGAAAAGTGTTCTTCAATATTTTTAA
- the gpsB gene encoding cell division regulator GpsB, which yields MMNRELTQKEIVEKDFKTTMRGYNQTEVDEFLDVVIRDYESFQSEISQLKTENDRLMDKLDEFSKQVAAKPQGQNSNGSSVTNFDILKRLSNLERHVFGSKLDDE from the coding sequence ATGATGAATAGAGAATTAACTCAAAAAGAGATTGTTGAAAAAGACTTTAAAACAACTATGCGTGGGTATAACCAGACTGAAGTAGATGAATTTCTAGATGTCGTGATTCGTGATTATGAATCTTTCCAAAGCGAAATCAGCCAGTTGAAAACAGAAAATGACCGCTTAATGGATAAGTTAGACGAATTTTCTAAACAAGTCGCAGCTAAACCACAAGGTCAAAACTCAAATGGTTCATCTGTTACAAATTTTGATATTCTTAAAAGACTATCTAATCTTGAAAGACACGTATTCGGTTCTAAACTAGACGACGAGTAG
- a CDS encoding class I SAM-dependent RNA methyltransferase: protein MNLTYKLLATAASGIEALVGKELKDMGYKVEVENSRARFEGEKEDIAKTNLWLRTADRVKIIVGEFEATTFDDLFEQTKALPWDDFLSIDSAFPVSGKSHKSTLYSVPDVQRIVNKAIADKIKDVYHRSGMLPESGAKVPIEVSILKDKVLLTIDTTGPSLFKRGYRSDKGGAPLKENMAAALVMLTTWRKDRPFVDPVCGSGTIAIEAALIGHNIAPGFNRSFLCEEWDWMPEEMWAKVRQDAEDQADYDAELDILGTDIDHSMIEIAKENAMEAGLSHSVRFKQMQVADFTTDKEFGVIVANPPYGERLGDPEQAAQIYRDMGKAFKPLKTWSKYIITSDLDFETHYGERATKKRKLYNGYLRTDYFQYWGKRK from the coding sequence ATGAACTTGACGTATAAACTTTTAGCAACAGCAGCTAGCGGGATTGAAGCGCTGGTTGGTAAAGAATTAAAAGACATGGGATATAAGGTTGAAGTAGAAAACAGTCGTGCACGTTTCGAAGGTGAAAAAGAAGACATTGCGAAAACCAATTTGTGGTTAAGAACGGCTGACCGAGTCAAAATCATTGTTGGAGAGTTTGAGGCTACCACATTTGATGACTTGTTTGAGCAAACAAAAGCATTGCCTTGGGATGATTTCTTATCAATTGATTCAGCTTTCCCAGTTTCTGGAAAGTCTCATAAATCAACGCTTTATAGTGTGCCTGATGTACAGAGAATCGTAAACAAAGCTATTGCAGATAAGATCAAAGATGTTTATCACAGAAGTGGTATGCTTCCAGAAAGTGGCGCGAAAGTTCCAATCGAAGTATCGATTTTGAAAGATAAAGTATTATTGACGATTGATACGACAGGTCCAAGTCTTTTCAAACGTGGCTATCGTTCTGATAAAGGTGGCGCACCGCTTAAGGAAAATATGGCGGCAGCTCTAGTTATGCTGACAACATGGAGAAAAGATCGTCCATTTGTAGATCCAGTATGTGGATCTGGTACGATTGCCATTGAAGCAGCATTGATTGGTCACAATATTGCTCCTGGATTCAATCGTTCTTTCTTATGCGAAGAGTGGGACTGGATGCCTGAAGAAATGTGGGCAAAAGTGAGACAAGATGCTGAAGATCAAGCTGATTATGACGCAGAATTAGATATACTGGGTACAGATATTGACCATAGTATGATTGAGATCGCGAAAGAAAATGCTATGGAAGCGGGGCTTTCTCATAGTGTCAGATTCAAACAGATGCAAGTTGCTGATTTTACAACAGATAAAGAATTTGGTGTGATTGTAGCTAATCCTCCTTATGGTGAACGTTTAGGCGATCCGGAACAAGCAGCTCAGATATATCGTGATATGGGTAAAGCGTTCAAACCTCTTAAAACTTGGAGTAAATATATCATTACAAGTGATTTGGACTTTGAAACGCATTACGGAGAAAGAGCGACTAAGAAGCGAAAACTCTATAACGGATATCTTAGAACAGATTATTTCCAATATTGGGGAAAAAGAAAATAA
- a CDS encoding GNAT family N-acetyltransferase: MSEELRLKAVEKEDVDFMHQMRKNPDIMEFWCAEAYTSKERLLKEYEDNQKSDTIRQFIIYDGDQKIGYTSLFNINPRHRSATFAIMLDPSHHGKGYATRSTELVVKYGFNQLNLNKISLDVVDYNEKAIHIYKKVGFEIEGERKQQYFIKGAYTNGYVMGLLRENFNQ, from the coding sequence ATGAGTGAAGAATTAAGGTTAAAAGCCGTAGAAAAAGAAGATGTAGACTTTATGCATCAAATGAGAAAGAATCCAGATATTATGGAGTTTTGGTGTGCTGAGGCCTATACGTCCAAAGAACGATTGCTCAAAGAGTATGAAGACAATCAAAAAAGTGATACAATCAGACAATTCATTATTTATGATGGAGACCAGAAAATCGGCTATACCAGTCTGTTTAATATTAATCCCCGCCACAGAAGTGCAACTTTTGCAATCATGTTAGATCCTTCCCATCACGGAAAAGGATATGCTACTCGTTCTACGGAATTAGTGGTCAAATACGGTTTCAATCAGTTAAACTTAAACAAGATTTCACTGGATGTTGTAGATTATAATGAAAAAGCCATTCATATCTATAAAAAAGTGGGATTCGAAATCGAAGGAGAAAGAAAGCAACAGTATTTCATTAAAGGTGCATATACGAACGGATATGTTATGGGACTTTTAAGAGAAAACTTCAACCAGTAA